A genomic segment from Toxotes jaculatrix isolate fToxJac2 chromosome 6, fToxJac2.pri, whole genome shotgun sequence encodes:
- the b3gnt7 gene encoding UDP-GlcNAc:betaGal beta-1,3-N-acetylglucosaminyltransferase 7, producing MMNIRDRWRLYKKVSVMFFLAVVALTVVQRGSINMGAPFELERQARMDISEEVEPGAALAGKRDSNVKIKGFWKASKQQSQPKTRAPTQEPRITKSSSPRTWDITSSNCSSNLNLSNQDWFRSLEGNFKQFMLYRHCRYFPILLNHPERCTGEIDLLMVIKSVATQHDRREVIRKTWGKEQVLNGKRIKTLFLLGKPSNEAERANHQKLVEYEDYIYGDILQWDFLDSFFNLTLKETHFLKWFNTYCPSVRYVFKGDDDVFVNVENIFEYLESSNHKKNLFVGDVIFKAKPIRKKENKYYIPQALYDKTLYPPYAGGGGFLMDGTLTRRLHSVANTLELYPIDDVFLGMCLEALQVTPIKHNAFKTFGLVKNKASKLNREPCFFKSMIVVHKLLPQELTHMWHLVNSDLVCAQKVEIL from the coding sequence GATGAACATCAGAGATCGCTGGAGGCTGTACAAGAAGGTGAGTGTCATGTTTTTCCTGGCCGTGGTGGCGCTGACTGTTGTCCAGAGAGGGAGCATCAATATGGGGGCTCCCTTCGAACTCGAGAGGCAGGCTCGCATGGATATCTCTGAGGAAGTGGAGCCTGGAGCTGCTCTGGCAGGGAAAAGGGACTCAAATGTGAAGATAAAAGGCTTCTGGAAAGCCAGTAAACAGCAGTCACAGCCTAAAACCAGGGCCCCCACTCAGGAGCCCAGAATCACTAAAAGCAGCAGCCCCAGAACCTGGGATATAACCAGCTCCAACTGTAGCTCCAACCTCAACCTCTCCAACCAGGACTGGTTCAGAAGCCTGGAGGGCAATTTCAAGCAGTTCATGCTTTATCGACACTGCCGTTACTTCCCCATACTCCTCAACCACCCAGAGAGGTGCACAGGAGAGATAGATTTGCTCATGGTAATTAAATCAGTGGCCACCCAGCATGACCGCAGGGAGGTCATCCGAAAAACCTGGGGCAAAGAACAGGTGCTGAATGGCAAAAGGATAAAGACTCTCTTCCTTCTTGGTAAACCGTCcaatgaggcagagagagcgaaCCATCAGAAGCTTGTGGAGTACGAGGACTACATCTATGGGGATATCCTCCAGTGGGATTTCTTGGATAGTTTCTTCAACCTCACACTTAAAGAGACTCACTTCCTCAAGTGGTTCAACACTTACTGTCCCAGTGTGCGATACGTCTTTAAGGGGGACGATGATGTATTTGTCAATGTGGAGAACATCTTTGAGTACCTGGAAAGCAGCAACCATAAGAAGAACCTGTTTGTGGGGGATGTGATTTTCAAGGCTAAGCCCATTcgtaaaaaagaaaacaagtacTACATACCCCAAGCTCTGTATGATAAGACGCTGTATCCTCCATATGCTGGTGGAGGGGGTTTTCTGATGGATGGGACCCTGACAAGGAGGCTTCACTCGGTCGCCAACACCCTGGAGCTCTACCCAATTGATGATGTCTTCTTGGGAATGTGTCTGGAGGCGCTTCAGGTCACTCCTATAAAACACAATGCCTTTAAGACGTTTGGCTTGGTGAAAAATAAAGCCAGTAAGTTGAACCGAGAACCTTGTTTCTTTAAGAGCATGATTGTGGTGCACAAGCTGCTTCCACAGGAACTCACGCACATGTGGCATCTGGTTAACAGTGACCTGGTCTGTGCACAGAAAGTGGAGATCCTATAG